The following are from one region of the Channa argus isolate prfri chromosome 6, Channa argus male v1.0, whole genome shotgun sequence genome:
- the LOC137129517 gene encoding odorant receptor 131-2-like, with protein sequence MQNLTELPFNATSPRSLSVIIKVCVVIPFFCIFLCCIAVMLHIFASHSQFLDTSRYILFASMLINDTVQLLFSVLLFLLVMAQVKFALVYCFPLLFISTATFQNTPLILATMSLERYVAIIYPLQCPPAWRSDRIWIIILSLWVLSCIFPIVEYSIGQQNPSVNIFSTSVVCKPAIVNSSPKQTLFKAVVNILCFAVVAVIILVTYVRILLETRKLRQNRTSVSKAMHTVLLHGFQLLLCMLAFTIPITENLTVLRANWLPEDISYFNYFCFILIPRFLSPLIYGLRDQSLRSYIWKTLLLK encoded by the coding sequence ATGCAGAATCTGACTGAACTTCCATTTAATGCAACTTCACCCAGAAGCCTCTCTGTGATCATCAAGGTTTGTGTAGTTATCCcctttttctgcatcttcctttgCTGCATTGCTGTCATGCTGCACATCTTTGCATCTCACAGCCAGTTCCTGGACACCTCACGTTACATCCTCTTTGCCTCTATGCTGATCAATGATACTGTGCAGCTCCTCTTCTCTGTGTTACTCTTCCTTTTGGTCATGGCTCAGGTCAAATTTGCTCTTGTCTactgttttcctttgttgttcATATCTACTGCCACTTTCCAGAACACTCCCTTAATCCTGGCTACCATGTCACTGGAGCGTTATGTTGCCATCATTTACCCCCTGCAGTGTCCACCTGCCTGGCGCTCAGATCGTATCTGGATCATTATTCTGTCTCTGTGGGTTCTCAGCTGTATCTTCCCTATCGTTGAGTACTCCATAGGGCAACAAAACCCTTCTGTGAATATCTTCTCAACCTCTGTGGTTTGCAAGCCTGCCATTGTCAACTCATCTCCAAAACAGACATTGTTTAAAGCTGTTGTAAACATACTCTGCTTTGCAGTAGTGGCCGTCATCATCCTCGTTACATATGTGAGAATCCTGCTGGAAACTAGGAAGCTGAGACAGAACCGGACATCTGTGAGCAAAGCCATGcacactgtgctgctgcacGGCTTTCAGCTGTTGCTGTGCATGTTGGCCTTCACTATTCCCATCACTGAAAATCTCACAGTGCTACGTGCTAACTGGTTGCCAGAAGACAtctcttattttaattatttttgtttcatcctCATCCCACGTTTTCTCAGCCCTCTTATTTATGGTTTAAGGGATCAGAGTCTCAGGAGCTACATTTGGAAAACTTTGCTGCTCAAATAG
- the LOC137129562 gene encoding odorant receptor 131-2-like encodes MQNLTELPFNATSPRSLSVIIKVCVVIPFFCIFLCCIAVMLHIFASHSQFLDTSRYILFASMLINDTLQLLFSVLLFLLVTAQVKFALVYCFPLLFISTATFQNTPLILATMSLERYVAIIYPLQCPLAWSSDRIWIIILSLWVLSCTFPIVEYSIGQQNPSVNIFSTSVVCKPAIVNSSPKQTLFKAVVNILCFAVVGVIILITYVRILLETRKLRQNRTSVSKAMHTVLLHGFQLLLCMLAFTIPITERLTVLRANWLPEDISYFNFFWFILIPRFLSPLIYGLRDQSLRSYIWKTLLCCSNRVKPSIRSLMQNNVFAS; translated from the coding sequence ATGCAGAATCTGACTGAACTTCCATTTAATGCCACTTCACCCAGAAGCCTCTCTGTGATCATCAAGGTTTGTGTAGTTATCCcctttttctgcatcttcctttgCTGCATTGCTGTCATGCTGCACATCTTTGCATCTCACAGCCAGTTCCTGGACACGTCACGTTACATCCTCTTTGCCTCTATGCTGATCAACGATACTCTGCAGCTCCTCTTCTCTGTGTTACTCTTCCTTTTGGTCACGGCTCAGGTCAAATTTGCTCTTGTCTactgttttcctttgttgttcATATCTACTGCCACTTTCCAGAACACTCCCTTAATCCTGGCTACCATGTCACTGGAGCGTTATGTTGCCATCATTTACCCCCTGCAGTGTCCACTTGCCTGGAGCTCAGACCGTATCTGGATTATTATTCTGTCTCTGTGGGTTCTCAGCTGTACCTTCCCTATCGTTGAGTACTCCATAGGGCAACAAAACCCTTCTGTGAATATCTTCTCAACCTCTGTGGTTTGCAAGCCTGCCATTGTCAACTCATCTCCAAAACAGACATTGTTTAAAGCTGTTGTAAACATACTCTGCTTTGCAGTAGTTGGCGTCATCATCCTCATTACATATGTGAGAATCCTGCTGGAAACTAGGAAGCTGAGACAGAACCGGACGTCTGTGAGCAAAGCCATGcacactgtgctgctgcacGGCTTTCAGCTGTTGCTGTGCATGTTGGCCTTCACTATTCCCATCACTGAAAGACTCACAGTGCTACGTGCTAACTGGTTGCCAGAAGACAtctcttattttaattttttttggttcatCCTCATCCCACGTTTTCTCAGCCCTCTTATTTATGGTTTAAGGGATCAGAGTCTCAGGAGCTACATTTGGAAAACTTTGCTCTGCTGCTCAAATAGAGTCAAACCCAGCATCAGAAGCCTAATGCAGAACAACGTTTTTGCTTCTTGA
- the LOC137129392 gene encoding odorant receptor 131-2-like: MQNLTELPFNATSPRSLSVIIKVCVVIPFFCIFLCCIAVMLHIFASHRQFLDTSRYILFASMLINDTVQLLFSVLLFLLVMAQVKFALVYCFPLLFISTATFQNTPLILATMSLERYVAIIYPLHCPPVWRSDRIWIIILSLWVLSCTFPIVEYSIGQQNPSVNIFSAPVVCKSAIVNSSPKQTLFKAVVNILCFAVVGVIILVTYVRILLETRKLRQDRTSVSKAMHTVLLHGFQLLLCMLAFTIPITENLTVLRANWLSEDISYFNYFCFILIPRFLSPLIYGLRDESLRSYIWKTLLRCSNRVKPSVRSLMQNNVFAS, translated from the coding sequence ATGCAGAATCTGACTGAACTTCCATTTAATGCAACTTCCCCCAGAAGCCTCTCTGTGATCATCAAGGTTTGTGTAGTTATCCcctttttctgcatcttcctttgCTGCATTGCTGTCATGCTGCACATCTTTGCATCTCACAGGCAGTTCCTGGACACGTCACGTTACATCCTCTTTGCCTCTATGCTGATCAATGACACTGTGCAGCTCCTCTTCTCTGTGTTACTCTTCCTTTTGGTCATGGCTCAGGTCAAATTTGCTCTTGTTTactgttttcctttgttgttcATATCTACTGCCACTTTCCAGAACACTCCCTTAATCCTGGCTACTATGTCACTGGAGCGTTATGTTGCCATCATTTACCCCCTGCACTGTCCACCTGTCTGGCGCTCAGACCGTATCTGGATCATTATTCTGTCTCTGTGGGTTCTCAGCTGTACCTTCCCTATCGTTGAGTACTCCATAGGGCAACAAAACCCTTCTGTGAATATCTTCTCAGCACCTGTGGTTTGCAAGTCTGCCATTGTCAACTCATCTCCAAAACAGACATTGTTTAAAGCTGTTGTAAACATACTCTGCTTTGCAGTAGTTGGCGTCATCATCCTCGTTACATATGTGAGAATCCTGCTGGAAACTAGGAAGCTGAGACAGGACAGGACGTCTGTGAGCAAAGCCATGcacactgtgctgctgcacGGCTTTCAGCTGTTGCTGTGCATGTTGGCCTTCACTATTCCCATCACTGAAAATCTGACAGTGCTACGTGCTAACTGGTTGTCAGAAGACAtctcttattttaattatttttgtttcatcctCATCCCACGTTTTCTCAGCCCTCTTATTTATGGCTTAAGGGATGAGAGTCTCAGGAGCTACATTTGGAAAACTCTGCTCCGCTGCTCAAATAGAGTCAAACCCAGTGTGAGAAGCCTAATGCAGAACAACGTTTTTGCTTCTTGA